Within Mongoliitalea daihaiensis, the genomic segment ATACTTTGAGTTATTTACTTACGTTAGAAACTGGGTACCTCTGGTAAAAAACTGATTACTAGTCACCATCCTAGTAATCGTCTAATCCTTTGCCATGAAAAGTCCTCTATAATAGGATTTAGGTATCATAGCATAATGACCTGCAGTTGAATACTACAGGTCAATAAAAAAATTTTGGATTACGTCAACCAATATGAAATCCAAATCAAATTTTTAATCCAAATGTCAATTGAAGCCATTGATTTTTATATCTAGGCACTGTAGTCGACCCATCACCGTGATTGTTGAGTAAATCATATCCAAATCTTCCAGAGATCACAAAGCGATTAATATTGAGATCTACTCCGCCTACAAAACCTAGGACATTTTTTCTTGCCTCTATTTTCTCAAAGGCTTCCTCTTGTTCAGTGCTATTGGAACCAAAAGTATAGGAGTTATGCTCTTTGAATAAGTGAGAAAACTGGGGCCCTATTAACAAGGTTACAAATCGAATAGGCTTCACTTGCAGTTGAAGCGGAATATCAATAAAAGTTGAGGTTCTGGAGAAAGAATAACCTGTCCCCAAGAGTGTACCGT encodes:
- a CDS encoding porin family protein — its product is MKKILLILGVCMGCLVLESTAQTSGNDNRERITAGLKVGLNRSNVWDAQGQDFRADAKTGFAGGLFVGIPLGKYFGFQPELLLSRKGFKGNGTLLGTGYSFSRTSTFIDIPLQLQVKPIRFVTLLIGPQFSHLFKEHNSYTFGSNSTEQEEAFEKIEARKNVLGFVGGVDLNINRFVISGRFGYDLLNNHGDGSTTVPRYKNQWLQLTFGLKI